The Allochromatium tepidum genome has a window encoding:
- a CDS encoding FAD-dependent oxidoreductase, whose protein sequence is MAQQALKIVVIGGSAAGPKAAARARRLDEHASITLIQKDPDLSMASCGYPYYIGGVFDDRNQLICTPAGIVRDPNFFEKAKRIEALVLTEALAIDRAAKTVTCRHLPSGETRVIPYDRLVIATGATPLFPQVPGTDLAGIHTLHSLGDADSLRAIRDQGQVRRAVVVGGGLIGFEVCEALHLAGIKTTVIEKTDSILPFLDPEIAHLVANHVRANGSDIITGNGVAAFLGEHGRLTAVKLDNGTELPCELAVVAVGVRPNIALAQAAGLTIGEQGGIAVDEYMRTSDPDIYAAGDCVECTSLITGRKVRAPYGDIANLQGRVIGRNLIEPNSARFPGVTHTGICKIFDYTVGITGLSARQARALGFDIETATIAGLDIPGYMHGQLLISLMVAERGSGRVLGFQCIGPGDASKRVATVAMAIRGGLTVEDLGNADLPYAPPYSLALDHVIVSAHVLENKLRGLMHGISAAEVKQRVDSGADCFIIDTRTPQEFEEMRLGIGETLIPQGALRGRLHELPSDKDREIILYCKISLRGYESAAILQAHGWRNVKVMEGGVMAWPYPREK, encoded by the coding sequence ATGGCACAGCAAGCGCTCAAAATCGTCGTCATCGGTGGCTCGGCCGCCGGTCCCAAGGCCGCCGCGCGGGCGCGCCGTCTCGACGAGCACGCCTCCATCACCCTGATCCAGAAAGACCCGGATCTCTCGATGGCCTCCTGCGGCTATCCCTACTATATCGGCGGCGTCTTCGACGATCGCAACCAGCTCATCTGCACCCCGGCCGGCATCGTGCGCGATCCGAACTTCTTCGAGAAGGCCAAGCGTATCGAGGCGCTGGTCCTGACCGAGGCGCTCGCCATCGACCGCGCGGCCAAGACCGTGACCTGCCGTCATCTGCCGAGTGGTGAGACGCGCGTCATCCCCTACGACCGTCTGGTGATCGCCACCGGCGCCACGCCGCTCTTCCCCCAGGTGCCCGGAACCGATCTGGCCGGTATCCATACCCTGCACTCGCTCGGCGATGCCGACTCACTGCGCGCCATCCGCGACCAGGGCCAGGTACGCCGTGCGGTGGTGGTCGGCGGCGGTCTGATCGGCTTCGAGGTCTGCGAGGCGCTGCATCTGGCCGGCATCAAGACCACAGTGATCGAGAAGACCGATTCCATCCTGCCCTTCCTCGACCCCGAGATCGCGCATCTGGTGGCCAACCATGTGCGGGCCAACGGATCCGACATCATCACCGGCAACGGCGTCGCCGCCTTCCTCGGCGAGCATGGCCGATTGACCGCCGTCAAGCTCGACAACGGCACCGAACTGCCGTGCGAACTGGCCGTGGTCGCCGTGGGCGTGCGCCCGAACATCGCCTTGGCTCAAGCCGCCGGACTGACGATCGGCGAACAGGGCGGCATCGCGGTCGATGAATACATGCGCACCTCCGATCCCGACATCTATGCCGCCGGCGACTGCGTGGAGTGCACCTCGCTCATCACCGGACGCAAGGTGCGCGCGCCCTATGGCGACATCGCCAACCTTCAGGGCCGGGTCATCGGCCGGAATCTGATCGAACCCAACAGCGCCCGATTCCCCGGCGTCACCCACACCGGCATCTGCAAGATCTTCGACTACACGGTCGGCATCACCGGACTGAGCGCCCGTCAGGCACGCGCACTCGGCTTCGACATCGAGACCGCCACGATCGCCGGACTCGACATCCCCGGCTACATGCACGGCCAGTTGCTGATCAGTCTGATGGTCGCCGAGCGCGGGAGCGGGCGCGTGCTGGGCTTCCAGTGTATCGGCCCCGGAGATGCCAGCAAGCGCGTGGCCACCGTGGCCATGGCCATTCGCGGCGGACTGACGGTCGAGGATCTGGGCAACGCCGACCTGCCCTACGCCCCGCCCTACTCGCTCGCACTCGACCATGTCATCGTCTCGGCCCATGTGCTGGAGAACAAGCTGCGCGGTCTCATGCACGGGATCTCGGCGGCCGAGGTCAAACAGCGGGTCGACTCGGGCGCCGACTGCTTCATCATCGACACCCGCACGCCTCAGGAGTTCGAGGAGATGCGACTGGGCATCGGTGAGACCCTGATCCCGCAGGGCGCACTGCGCGGGCGGCTGCACGAGCTGCCGTCGGACAAGGACCGTGAGATCATCCTCTACTGCAAGATCTCGCTGCGCGGTTATGAGTCGGCCGCCATCCTCCAGGCACACGGCTGGCGCAACGTCAAGGTGATGGAAGGCGGCGTCATGGCCTGGCCCTATCCGCGCGAAAAATAG
- a CDS encoding LolA family protein produces the protein MLSLSRSDSRRPRVFHWLIPALIALCASGGVLAAEGAQRVDDYLKGLNSLKADFEQFTFNAERTQMMERRGTLYLQRPGRFRWEYEGPDKQIIIADGKRVYVHDVELKQVSHQSQAKALRGTPALLLSNAEPIEQHFEVRPIESSDGRDWVELIPKDPETDVVRIELGFDQDRLDSLIMEDSFGQETRLNFTGAQRNVSLKPDLFKIDQRAVDDFLPFD, from the coding sequence ATGCTGTCTCTGTCTCGTTCCGACTCCAGGCGCCCGCGCGTCTTCCATTGGCTGATCCCGGCGCTGATCGCGCTGTGCGCTTCGGGCGGCGTGCTCGCCGCCGAGGGCGCGCAGCGGGTCGACGACTATCTCAAGGGTCTGAACAGTCTCAAGGCCGATTTCGAGCAGTTCACCTTCAACGCCGAGCGCACGCAGATGATGGAGCGGCGCGGCACCCTCTATTTGCAGCGCCCCGGCCGCTTCCGCTGGGAGTACGAAGGCCCCGACAAACAGATCATCATCGCCGACGGCAAGCGCGTCTATGTGCATGACGTCGAGCTGAAGCAGGTCTCGCATCAGAGCCAGGCCAAGGCGTTGCGCGGTACCCCGGCGTTGCTGCTGTCGAATGCCGAGCCGATCGAGCAGCATTTCGAGGTGCGTCCGATCGAGAGCAGCGACGGTCGCGACTGGGTCGAGCTGATTCCGAAGGATCCGGAAACCGACGTGGTACGCATCGAGCTGGGCTTCGATCAGGACCGGCTCGACAGCCTCATCATGGAGGACAGCTTCGGTCAGGAGACCCGGCTCAACTTCACGGGTGCACAGCGCAACGTCTCGCTCAAGCCGGATCTGTTCAAGATCGATCAGCGCGCCGTCGACGACTTCCTGCCCTTCGATTGA
- a CDS encoding DNA translocase FtsK, with amino-acid sequence MGQATRYGQLTFTDHVERALREGGLWALMCASLYLALSLISYSPQDPGWSYVGNDMHVTNAGGRTGAWFADAALYLFGYLAYLLPFMIAWSAWLLFRGRGEGTGAKTWVLSLRWIGFLVTLAAGCGFASVNLAVQGDYLPNGAGGGVGLLVSGRMLEGFGVMGANLLLLGTLLVSLTLFFGISWLRLIDMIGAGVLQGSEIAWRFLSRAPRHWRRSESGPPGRRRPAGLPRDLSLIDPTDARSVLEETPRRSARTRRPPKHLPPEVQALLTDPAPFAFDASDPPSAEPAVEPRERVAPDGAHRDRSPVRRELGKAPLPVSPEPEPETKRAPEEKRGFFQKFARSAGVAGAAKGGVKSRPPLNLLEAPRKSGRGYSEEQIEEISRQVEANLAHFGVDAQVVAVYPGPVVTMFELQLAPGIKASKITGLARDLARALTVVSVRVVEIIPGKPFIGIEIPNREREMVFLREIFDSPSYQDASSPLTIGLGTNISGLPVVADLARMPHALIAGTTGSGKSVAINVMILSLLYKSGPEDVRLIMVDPKMLELSVYEGIPHLLTPVVTDMKEAANALRWCVGEMERRYRLMAKLGVRNIGGYNRQIAEAEAAGTPIPDPTIKPEDLPAYGGEAPPLQHLPYIVVIIDELADMMMVVGKKVEELIARLAQKARASGIHLLLATQRPSVDVLTGLIKANIPTRIAFQVSSRIDSRTILDQMGAEQLLGHGDMLYLPPGGNIPHRVHGAFVDDHEVHRVVEFLKEQYGEPDYIHDVLREPTEMLPGIDPEPRGGDTEDTDPLFDEAVQFVVESRRASISGVQRKLKIGYNRAARMVEEMERIGIVGPAETNGNREVLAPPPQYDD; translated from the coding sequence ATGGGACAGGCAACACGCTACGGGCAACTGACGTTCACCGATCATGTCGAGCGCGCGCTGCGCGAAGGCGGCCTGTGGGCGCTCATGTGCGCGTCCCTCTATCTGGCACTCTCGCTGATCAGCTATTCGCCCCAGGATCCGGGCTGGTCCTATGTCGGCAACGACATGCATGTGACCAACGCCGGTGGTCGAACGGGAGCCTGGTTCGCCGATGCCGCGCTCTATCTCTTCGGCTATCTCGCCTATCTGCTCCCCTTCATGATCGCCTGGAGCGCCTGGTTGCTCTTTCGTGGCCGCGGAGAGGGCACAGGCGCCAAGACCTGGGTGCTCTCGCTGCGCTGGATCGGCTTCCTCGTCACCCTGGCCGCCGGTTGCGGCTTCGCCTCGGTCAATCTGGCCGTTCAGGGTGACTACTTGCCCAATGGCGCGGGCGGCGGGGTCGGCCTGCTGGTCAGCGGACGCATGCTCGAAGGCTTTGGCGTCATGGGCGCCAACCTCTTGCTCCTCGGGACGCTCCTCGTCAGTCTGACGCTCTTCTTCGGCATCTCCTGGCTCAGGCTGATCGACATGATCGGGGCCGGCGTGCTCCAGGGTTCGGAGATCGCCTGGCGGTTCCTGAGCCGCGCACCCCGGCACTGGCGCCGCTCTGAGTCGGGTCCGCCCGGTCGGCGTCGTCCGGCGGGACTGCCGCGCGATCTCAGCCTGATCGATCCGACCGACGCCCGGTCCGTGCTGGAGGAGACGCCGCGTCGCTCCGCGCGCACACGGCGCCCGCCCAAGCATCTGCCTCCCGAGGTCCAGGCACTCTTGACCGATCCGGCGCCGTTCGCGTTCGACGCCTCGGATCCGCCGAGCGCCGAGCCGGCGGTGGAGCCGCGGGAGCGAGTCGCCCCGGATGGCGCGCACCGCGATCGCAGCCCGGTCCGCCGCGAGCTCGGCAAGGCGCCGCTTCCCGTGTCCCCCGAACCCGAGCCGGAGACGAAGCGCGCGCCCGAGGAGAAGCGCGGTTTCTTCCAGAAATTCGCGCGTTCCGCCGGGGTCGCCGGCGCCGCCAAGGGTGGGGTCAAGTCACGCCCGCCGCTGAACCTGCTCGAAGCCCCGCGCAAGAGCGGACGCGGCTATTCCGAGGAACAGATCGAGGAGATCTCGCGTCAGGTCGAGGCCAATCTGGCTCACTTCGGCGTCGATGCCCAGGTGGTCGCGGTCTATCCCGGCCCGGTGGTCACGATGTTCGAGCTGCAACTGGCGCCCGGCATCAAGGCCAGCAAGATCACGGGTCTGGCGCGCGATCTGGCCCGCGCCCTGACGGTGGTCAGCGTGCGCGTGGTCGAGATCATCCCCGGCAAACCCTTCATCGGCATCGAGATCCCCAACCGCGAGCGCGAGATGGTGTTCCTGCGCGAGATCTTCGATTCTCCCTCCTATCAGGACGCCAGCTCGCCGCTCACCATCGGACTGGGCACCAACATCTCCGGTCTGCCGGTGGTCGCGGATCTGGCGCGCATGCCCCATGCCCTGATCGCCGGCACCACGGGTTCGGGCAAATCGGTGGCGATCAACGTCATGATCCTGAGCCTGCTCTACAAGTCCGGCCCCGAGGACGTGCGCCTGATCATGGTCGATCCCAAGATGCTCGAACTCTCGGTCTACGAGGGCATCCCGCATCTGTTGACGCCGGTCGTCACCGATATGAAGGAGGCGGCCAACGCCCTGCGCTGGTGCGTCGGCGAGATGGAGCGGCGTTATCGGCTCATGGCCAAGCTCGGGGTGCGCAACATCGGCGGCTACAATCGTCAGATCGCCGAGGCCGAGGCGGCCGGCACGCCGATCCCGGACCCGACCATCAAGCCCGAGGATCTGCCGGCCTATGGCGGCGAGGCGCCGCCTCTCCAGCATCTGCCCTATATCGTCGTCATCATCGACGAGCTGGCCGACATGATGATGGTGGTCGGCAAGAAGGTCGAGGAACTCATCGCCCGTCTGGCCCAGAAGGCGCGCGCCTCCGGTATCCATCTGCTGCTCGCCACCCAGCGGCCCTCGGTCGACGTGCTCACCGGCCTGATCAAGGCCAACATCCCGACGCGCATCGCCTTCCAGGTCTCCTCGCGCATCGACTCGCGCACCATCCTCGATCAGATGGGTGCCGAGCAGTTGCTCGGGCATGGCGACATGCTCTATCTGCCGCCGGGCGGCAATATCCCGCATCGCGTGCATGGCGCCTTCGTCGACGATCATGAAGTCCATCGCGTGGTCGAGTTCCTCAAGGAGCAGTACGGCGAGCCGGATTACATCCATGACGTGCTGCGCGAGCCGACCGAGATGCTGCCCGGTATCGATCCCGAACCGCGCGGCGGCGACACCGAGGACACGGATCCGCTGTTCGACGAGGCGGTGCAGTTCGTGGTCGAGAGTCGGCGCGCCTCGATCTCGGGGGTCCAGCGCAAGCTCAAGATCGGCTACAACCGCGCCGCGCGCATGGTCGAGGAGATGGAGCGCATCGGCATCGTCGGCCCGGCCGAGACCAACGGCAACCGCGAGGTACTCGCGCCGCCGCCGCAGTACGACGACTGA
- a CDS encoding cold-shock protein, which yields MISGTVKWFNDEKGYGFIEREGGKDVFVHYSAINGAGRKTLAEGQQVTMEVTQGPKGPQAENVTPN from the coding sequence TTGATTTCCGGCACGGTCAAGTGGTTCAACGACGAGAAGGGCTATGGGTTCATCGAGCGCGAGGGCGGCAAGGACGTCTTCGTGCACTACAGCGCGATCAATGGCGCGGGTCGCAAGACGCTGGCCGAGGGTCAGCAAGTGACCATGGAAGTCACCCAAGGCCCCAAGGGTCCGCAGGCCGAGAACGTGACGCCGAACTGA
- a CDS encoding EAL domain-containing protein translates to MFRPIDAPGVVFGHSGSRPARDEKSQTPQIIEALGAAIATTDLLPGSMVFEVRRSAFDEAAEGLEQLLALISKGRHGLLVEDLGLGDSAFIESHHRILTHVKLSRDIMHGLVDGPASQTALDGFVRTAHKQGRSRHRAGRVWRRAHADAPCRRGRCHSGQLHEPAASGTHVSEHHYG, encoded by the coding sequence ATGTTTCGACCTATCGACGCGCCGGGCGTCGTTTTCGGACATTCAGGATCAAGGCCGGCACGGGATGAAAAAAGTCAAACGCCACAGATCATCGAGGCCCTTGGTGCGGCCATCGCCACGACCGATCTCTTGCCCGGCTCGATGGTCTTCGAAGTACGCCGGTCCGCCTTCGACGAGGCCGCCGAGGGTCTGGAACAGTTGCTCGCGCTCATATCCAAGGGGCGTCATGGACTGCTGGTCGAAGATCTCGGGCTCGGCGACAGTGCCTTCATCGAGAGCCATCACCGCATTCTCACCCACGTCAAGCTCTCTCGCGACATCATGCACGGCCTGGTCGACGGTCCGGCCTCGCAGACGGCCCTGGATGGGTTCGTGCGTACCGCGCACAAGCAGGGGCGTTCGCGTCATCGCGCTGGCCGTGTATGGCGACGAGCTCATGCCGATGCTCCATGCCGCCGGGGTCGATGCCATTCAGGGCAACTTCATGAGCCTGCCGCATCAGGGACTCATGTATCCGAGCATCACTATGGTTGA
- a CDS encoding Dps family protein: protein MPIDIGISEANRAAIAAGLSKLLADSYTLYLKTHNYHWNVTGPMFNTLHLMFETQYNELALAVDLIAERIRALGHPAPGSYKAYAALTEIPEEDDAPDAEEMIRRLVAGQETVVRTARSVFPAVEEAHDEPSADLLTQRMQIHEKNAWMLRSLLGS from the coding sequence ATGCCCATCGACATCGGTATCTCGGAGGCCAACCGCGCCGCCATCGCCGCCGGGCTGTCCAAGCTCCTGGCCGACAGCTATACCCTCTATCTCAAGACGCACAACTATCACTGGAACGTCACTGGGCCGATGTTCAACACGCTCCATCTGATGTTCGAGACCCAGTACAACGAGCTGGCGCTGGCCGTGGACCTGATCGCCGAGCGTATCCGCGCCCTGGGGCATCCGGCGCCCGGTTCCTACAAGGCCTATGCCGCCCTCACCGAGATCCCGGAAGAGGACGACGCACCCGACGCCGAGGAGATGATCCGCCGGCTCGTGGCCGGACAGGAGACCGTGGTCCGCACGGCCCGCTCGGTCTTCCCGGCGGTCGAGGAAGCCCATGACGAGCCGAGCGCCGATCTGCTGACCCAGCGCATGCAGATCCACGAGAAGAACGCCTGGATGCTGCGTAGCCTGCTCGGTTCCTGA
- a CDS encoding DUF2061 domain-containing protein, translating to MIKTLTFGVVHMTVAFTVAYLMTGSVVIGGALALVEPAVNTVAYFFHEKTWDRIRASRRPSVATESFAA from the coding sequence ATGATCAAGACCCTGACCTTCGGCGTCGTTCACATGACCGTAGCCTTCACCGTCGCCTATCTCATGACCGGAAGCGTCGTCATCGGCGGCGCCCTGGCCCTAGTGGAGCCGGCGGTCAACACGGTCGCCTATTTCTTCCACGAAAAGACCTGGGACCGGATACGCGCGAGCCGTCGCCCATCCGTGGCGACCGAATCGTTCGCCGCCTGA